GCCTAAATAAAACTAACGTTGGTTATGCAACAATTTTCGCTGATCGCGATGTATGAGTATAAGTGAAAGTTATTAACTTATCAGGAATGAACCAAACAATGGCTCGGCTTCCGAATTTTATCTGTGTCGGTGCACAAAAGGCGGGCACGACGTGGTTATACAGACAACTGGAAAAACATCCGCAAATATATATGCGTTTGAAAGAGATAAATTACTTTCATAAGCTATACGACACTGCTTGGTACGCAGCTCATTTTAGAGATGCACGATCCGATCAGATCTGTGGTGATATCTCTCCGAATTATGGGGCATTTCGGCACGTCTCGAAAAAGATTCACGATGAATGTCCCAACGTCCAGATTTTGCACTTTCTTAGAAACCCGGTTGATCGAGCTTTTTCACAATGGCGAATGGCACGTTACCTCGGAAATATCCCGCGCGAACTTAGCTTTATCGATTGTTTTCGGCAAAACTTGCAGTATATGCGCCAACGAGGCGAGTATTTTTGCATAATTGAGGAGTACGCGCGTTATTTTCCTCTCAACAATCAATCCCGCGTTTTCTGGTATGACGATATCCGATTGAAGCCGGACAGACTCATAGTTGATGTTCTGAGTTTTATTGGCGTTGATCACCTTTGGCAGTCTCCCTACCTAAGCGAAGTTGTTTGGCCGAGCCCTGATCCTGGACGTATTTCGCGCGCTGACGCATTGGAAGTAAAGGCTTACTACGAACCGTTTGATATGCGTCTTCGCCAACTTTTGCGGATAACCTATTTACCTTGGGATGGTTGCTCTGGCTAAAGGACGACGCTCTGGATGGTATGGACGCCCCATCGACGGCCTTCATGTGTCAGAATGGGTGGGTCGAGCTCCATTGAGGAGGATGCGGTCATGGAAGAGATTACTACAACTGGTTTGGATATGGCGAAGAATGTATTTGTGCGACCTGCAAATCGCATGAGTTTCTGTTTCATAGGAGGAGATATAGCCTGAAGAAACCGGCTGTTCCATCAGCCGTTCCCTACCCGGACATGCGGAGTCGGTAACAGCTCGGTGTGAAGCTGCGGGGACAACGTAGCCGCCGGATATCCGGTACGCCGAACGGTAATCCTCCCGGGAATTAACTATGCGAATCACACAATTCCTGCCGATATTCGCGCACCGTATTTGATTTCATAGTAACGCCTGATGCCGTGTGAGAGCGTTGCAGGGCCAGGCTTGCCGTAGTAGCCGGTCCAAGCTCCAAGCCTTGCGATGATCCAAGTGGCAAAAGCCAACGTGTCCGGCGGATGAGGATTCTTCTAGCGCGCGGTTGGAGCCTCGCCTTCGTGGTCCTTGCAGATGGCGAGAAGCAAAGGCCTGTCATCAGGATCAAAGGCATCGGCGAGTACCTGACCGGAAGGATTGTCGCGGGCGCGCAGCATCTGGGTGACCGTCACTGCAGCAATGGTTGTAAAGGCAGAGAAGTTCATGAAGGCTTTCGGGTCGCTCATCCTGGCATTCTCTATCTTGAACCCCGCCGACTTCAGGGTGCGGAAATGTTCTTCGATAAGCCAGCGCTTGCGGTGACCTGAGACCCGATTCCCCTCCAGTTTTCGGGAGCAGAGCACTGCAATAATTAGAAGAGTTTGAGACCATAGCATCGATAAAAGGTGGTCGCGGATTGGATAAAAACCTTTATATGCCAAAATCCCTTCTTCGAGGCATGCCCGCCTGCGTGGACTACTCGGACTGTTGGCACATAAGCGGTGTCGGCAATTTTACGCGACCTTAAGGAAAGATCAAAATCCTCGAAGTATAAGAAAAAATTATGACTGAATCCTCCTGTGGTTTTTAAAGTAGCGCTTCTGAAAAGCATGAAGCACCCACTCACAATTGGAGGATTCCAATAGACGGCATTTTGTGTTTCAGCTTGCATCTCATACTGCGCTAAGCGTACAGAAAAGAGCGAGCGGATTATTTTAGGTGCAAAGCCTCTTAGCATTAAATCAAAGACTGCCGGATAGCGCTTGCAAAGATATTGCCTTTGCCCATTGGGCCAAGCTGTACGTGGGCTTAACAGTCCACAGTTTTCATTGGCTCTCATGAAAGCCACTGCGTTGATTAGTGCATCCGGATCTAGTTGAATGTCTGGATTGAGAATGAGATGAAATTCGCCCATCTGTTGCATTGCAATATTGTGGGCTCGGCCAAAGCCGATATTGCCGTGTCCGTAGACCAAAATGAGAGGTAAATCTTGATACTCGCGGCTCAGAAATGACACCACATCATTATTCACGGAATTGTCCACGATGGTGATCGAGAAGGTTCCGGGCACGAACTCCTTCAATGCAAATTTTAGACTGTCCAGCGTTTTTTTAAGTTCATCAAGGTCGGGCTTAAATGTAACGATTGAAATAGTTAGCAATGGCTGCTTATTGTTTTTAGGGTCCGCGGCTGAAAAACTATAGGCCATTCTTTGATTTCTCGGTTCGCTAGAGGTTCGACTGTCGTCTAAACGAAGCCATCATCTGGATCATATTGTGTGTTTATATGAACAAAGCGAGAGAAGTAAGATGTTAGGAAGTGAATTCGTATGAAGGGAATTATCCTCGCGGGTGGCAGTGGTACGAGGCTGTACCCTTTAACAATAGCGGTCTCTAAGCAGATATTGCCAATTTATGACAAGCCGATGATTTATTATCCGCTGAGCGTCCTTATGCTCGCCGGAATTCGCGATATTCTTGTCATTTCCACGCCGCACGATCTGCCAGTTTTCCAAAAGCTGCTCGGTGACGGCAGTGAGTTCGGCATCAATTTTTCTTATGCTGAACAGGCGCATCCTAACGGTCTCGCAGAAGCATTCATCATTGGCCGAGAATTTATTGGTAACGATAGCGTAGCCATGATACTCGGCGATAATATTTACTTTGGTGACGGCCTTTCGAATTTGTCCCAGCTCTCTTCTCAGCCCATGAAGGGGGGAACCGTTTTTGCTTATCGCGTAGATGACCCGCAGCGCTACGGCGTCGTGGAGTTTGACGATAAGACAGGTCAGGCAATATCGATTGAAGAGAAGCCAGAGAGGCCAAAGTCGCATTGGGCTGTCACAGGTCTTTATTTTTATGACAATCAAGTCGTTGATATTGCAAGTTCGATCAAG
The genomic region above belongs to Ochrobactrum quorumnocens and contains:
- the rfbA gene encoding glucose-1-phosphate thymidylyltransferase RfbA, translated to MKGIILAGGSGTRLYPLTIAVSKQILPIYDKPMIYYPLSVLMLAGIRDILVISTPHDLPVFQKLLGDGSEFGINFSYAEQAHPNGLAEAFIIGREFIGNDSVAMILGDNIYFGDGLSNLSQLSSQPMKGGTVFAYRVDDPQRYGVVEFDDKTGQAISIEEKPERPKSHWAVTGLYFYDNQVVDIASSIKPSARGELEITTVNNVYLEQGKLNVQRFGRGYAWLDTGTHDSLHEASSFVQTIEKRQGIKIACPEEIGLDKGWLSSEAVLERAGKLGKTEYAAYLRRRVAELGKD
- a CDS encoding sulfotransferase domain-containing protein; translation: MKVINLSGMNQTMARLPNFICVGAQKAGTTWLYRQLEKHPQIYMRLKEINYFHKLYDTAWYAAHFRDARSDQICGDISPNYGAFRHVSKKIHDECPNVQILHFLRNPVDRAFSQWRMARYLGNIPRELSFIDCFRQNLQYMRQRGEYFCIIEEYARYFPLNNQSRVFWYDDIRLKPDRLIVDVLSFIGVDHLWQSPYLSEVVWPSPDPGRISRADALEVKAYYEPFDMRLRQLLRITYLPWDGCSG
- a CDS encoding glycosyltransferase encodes the protein MAYSFSAADPKNNKQPLLTISIVTFKPDLDELKKTLDSLKFALKEFVPGTFSITIVDNSVNNDVVSFLSREYQDLPLILVYGHGNIGFGRAHNIAMQQMGEFHLILNPDIQLDPDALINAVAFMRANENCGLLSPRTAWPNGQRQYLCKRYPAVFDLMLRGFAPKIIRSLFSVRLAQYEMQAETQNAVYWNPPIVSGCFMLFRSATLKTTGGFSHNFFLYFEDFDLSLRSRKIADTAYVPTVRVVHAGGHASKKGFWHIKVFIQSATTFYRCYGLKLF